The Planococcus versutus genome contains a region encoding:
- a CDS encoding Bax inhibitor-1/YccA family membrane protein, with protein MRSGNPSLKTEAFENFNKADTGRKMTIRGTVNKTFILLLLVLVTFIYSWNQFVTSPNSVLPLILVGAIGGLIAGLITIFVPKISPFTAPIYALLEGLFLGAISAQYEVQYGGIVFQAVLITIGVLFSLLLVYKSGLIKVTQNFRLGVAAATGAIFLVYVISFIGGFFGFEIPFLHESSPIGIGISVVIVIIAALNLVLDFDFIESAAQKQVPKYFEWYGAFGLLVTLVWLYLEILRLLSKIRSK; from the coding sequence TTGAGAAGTGGGAATCCAAGTTTAAAAACTGAAGCGTTTGAAAATTTCAATAAGGCCGATACAGGTCGCAAAATGACCATACGAGGCACAGTTAATAAAACATTTATTTTGCTCTTGTTAGTGCTGGTGACATTTATTTATTCGTGGAACCAGTTTGTTACCAGTCCAAACAGTGTCTTGCCGTTAATTCTTGTAGGTGCAATTGGTGGCCTCATTGCAGGCTTAATTACAATTTTCGTGCCAAAAATCTCACCTTTTACAGCACCTATTTATGCACTGCTTGAAGGATTATTTCTTGGTGCTATTTCTGCGCAGTATGAAGTTCAGTATGGAGGTATTGTATTCCAAGCAGTACTAATCACAATCGGTGTCTTGTTTAGTTTGTTGCTCGTTTACAAGTCTGGGCTTATCAAAGTCACACAAAACTTCAGACTAGGTGTAGCCGCTGCAACAGGTGCTATTTTCTTAGTTTATGTGATTTCATTTATCGGAGGCTTTTTTGGTTTTGAAATTCCTTTTCTACACGAATCGTCTCCAATAGGCATTGGAATTAGTGTAGTTATTGTTATTATTGCTGCGTTGAACTTAGTATTGGATTTTGACTTTATTGAAAGTGCAGCTCAAAAACAAGTTCCGAAATACTTTGAATGGTATGGTGCTTTTGGCTTGCTTGTGACGTTAGTTTGGTTGTATTTGGAAATTCTTCGTTTACTTTCTAAAATTCGCAGCAAATAA
- a CDS encoding ketoacyl-ACP synthase III has product MNTSKARITAIGSYVPETKLTNHELEKLVETNDEWIVQRTGIKERRIALSTEFTSDISTKAVENLMERFDKSLDDVDMIIVCTMTPDFKTPSVSALVQAKLGLKNTGAIDLNAACSGFAYGLHIANGLITSGLNKKILVIGAETFSKILDYSDRSTCILFGDGGGAVLVEYDEDHPSFIETHMGTNGELAHNLYCTDLSNQMFGNELAVNGFVNQNGREVYKWAVNTVPKGVTALLDKADYETNDVDWFVPHSANLRIIESICNRTGLPLEKTIYSLEYLGNTSAASIPLSLDKGLREGKLKPDDKLLLYGFGGGLTHAGMLIHWSI; this is encoded by the coding sequence CTGAACACATCAAAAGCTAGAATTACAGCTATCGGCTCATATGTACCTGAAACGAAGCTGACAAATCACGAATTGGAAAAATTAGTAGAAACTAATGATGAATGGATTGTCCAAAGGACTGGTATAAAAGAACGTCGCATTGCATTGTCTACTGAATTCACTAGTGATATTAGCACGAAAGCTGTAGAGAACTTGATGGAACGCTTTGACAAATCTTTAGATGATGTAGATATGATTATCGTGTGTACAATGACTCCTGACTTTAAAACACCAAGTGTTTCTGCATTAGTTCAAGCAAAGCTTGGCTTAAAAAATACTGGAGCTATTGATTTGAATGCTGCATGTTCTGGATTTGCATACGGCTTGCACATTGCGAATGGCTTGATCACTTCTGGATTAAACAAAAAGATTTTAGTCATTGGTGCAGAAACCTTCTCTAAAATTTTAGATTATAGTGATCGTTCAACTTGTATTTTATTTGGTGATGGAGGTGGCGCAGTTTTAGTTGAATATGATGAAGATCATCCGAGTTTTATCGAAACTCATATGGGTACGAACGGAGAACTTGCACATAATCTTTACTGTACCGACCTTTCAAATCAAATGTTTGGAAATGAATTGGCAGTAAATGGTTTTGTCAATCAAAATGGGCGTGAAGTTTATAAATGGGCTGTTAACACAGTTCCTAAAGGAGTAACAGCACTGCTCGACAAAGCAGATTATGAGACGAATGATGTAGACTGGTTTGTGCCGCATAGTGCGAACTTGCGAATCATCGAGTCAATTTGTAACAGAACAGGTCTTCCGCTTGAAAAAACTATTTATAGTTTGGAGTATCTTGGTAATACGTCCGCCGCTTCCATTCCATTATCGTTAGACAAAGGCTTAAGAGAAGGTAAACTCAAACCTGATGACAAATTACTTCTTTATGGATTTGGTGGTGGACTAACACATGCTGGCATGTTAATCCACTGGTCGATTTAA
- a CDS encoding DUF5412 domain-containing protein, with product MKTALKIGSIIFLLAVACMGYGIYWAFFDMKRLPEGEFLTESISPNGTYTVRAYITNGGATVAYSVRGELVFNDENKKAKNIYWNYREDSATVNWIDDDTVNINGHVLNMPSEIYDFRNTD from the coding sequence ATGAAAACGGCTTTAAAAATAGGCAGTATAATTTTTTTACTGGCAGTGGCTTGTATGGGTTACGGAATTTATTGGGCGTTTTTCGATATGAAGCGTTTGCCTGAAGGTGAATTTTTGACAGAGTCAATTTCTCCGAACGGAACATATACTGTTCGAGCGTATATAACCAACGGTGGAGCAACAGTGGCTTACTCTGTGAGAGGTGAACTAGTTTTCAATGACGAAAACAAAAAAGCTAAAAATATCTATTGGAATTATAGAGAAGATTCTGCAACAGTAAATTGGATCGATGATGATACAGTGAATATTAACGGACATGTACTCAACATGCCAAGTGAAATATATGATTTCAGAAATACTGATTAA
- a CDS encoding extracellular solute-binding protein, whose product MKKIFYGSAALCLTTFLAACGNDEAETNSSTKTEGVSGTIDFYTSQPDADAQGLVDAFKKQNPEVEISIFRSGTEEVVSKIQAENQGGDIQADVLLVADSVTFENFKAEELLLSYESPEAESIDDAFVDPDGTYAGTKIMATGMIVNTNKVTEMPDSWMALTDSSTKGQAVMPSPLYSGAAAYNLGVMTRQESLGWEFYESLKANDITITQGNGAVLESVATGEQNYGMIVDFLAARAINDGSPVELIYPKEGVPVITEPVGILANTENEEASKAFVDFILSEEGQQLASEQGYTPIREGVEAPEGLKTLDEMTILDAEAVELLETRNDDKARFGKIFGE is encoded by the coding sequence ATGAAAAAAATTTTTTATGGATCAGCAGCATTGTGTTTAACAACTTTTCTCGCAGCTTGTGGCAACGATGAAGCGGAGACAAATTCATCGACAAAAACAGAAGGCGTATCGGGGACAATTGATTTTTATACATCTCAGCCAGATGCTGATGCACAAGGTTTAGTGGATGCGTTTAAAAAACAAAATCCAGAAGTTGAAATTAGTATTTTCCGCTCTGGAACCGAAGAAGTCGTTTCTAAAATACAAGCGGAGAACCAAGGCGGGGATATACAAGCGGATGTTTTACTAGTAGCTGATTCAGTTACTTTTGAAAATTTTAAAGCAGAAGAACTTTTGTTATCCTATGAATCACCTGAAGCAGAATCGATTGACGATGCATTTGTAGATCCGGATGGTACTTATGCGGGTACAAAGATTATGGCAACAGGGATGATTGTCAATACCAATAAAGTAACAGAGATGCCAGACAGCTGGATGGCGTTAACTGACTCATCGACAAAAGGACAAGCAGTGATGCCAAGTCCTTTGTATTCAGGTGCTGCGGCTTATAATTTAGGAGTCATGACGCGACAAGAAAGTCTGGGGTGGGAATTTTACGAATCACTTAAAGCTAATGACATTACCATTACACAAGGAAATGGAGCAGTACTTGAAAGCGTAGCTACTGGTGAACAAAACTACGGCATGATCGTTGACTTTTTAGCAGCGCGCGCAATTAATGACGGTTCTCCTGTAGAGTTGATCTACCCTAAAGAAGGTGTTCCGGTGATTACAGAACCTGTAGGCATATTAGCGAATACAGAAAATGAAGAAGCTTCAAAAGCATTTGTTGACTTTATTCTTTCAGAAGAAGGACAACAACTGGCTTCTGAGCAAGGCTATACGCCCATTCGCGAAGGAGTAGAAGCACCAGAAGGTCTTAAAACATTAGATGAAATGACAATTTTAGATGCTGAAGCTGTTGAGCTTTTAGAAACAAGAAATGATGATAAAGCGAGATTCGGCAAGATTTTTGGAGAATAA
- a CDS encoding IDEAL domain-containing protein, whose product MGTNKTILKISDWVKGKSRHDELIIGFVDSMDVLKEAVNVTIVESDNEEMIGMTIPMSIHQVETIPESVNKDVAQLSFLIDLALATDDKEWFQELSAQLTDKKQAIN is encoded by the coding sequence ATGGGTACGAATAAAACGATTTTAAAAATAAGTGATTGGGTAAAAGGGAAATCTCGACACGATGAACTGATTATCGGTTTCGTCGATTCTATGGACGTCCTTAAAGAAGCTGTGAATGTAACAATTGTCGAAAGTGACAACGAAGAAATGATTGGCATGACTATACCGATGTCTATACATCAAGTAGAAACTATTCCAGAGTCTGTTAATAAAGACGTTGCACAACTAAGCTTCTTAATCGATTTAGCACTAGCGACAGACGATAAAGAATGGTTCCAAGAGTTATCTGCTCAGTTGACTGACAAAAAACAGGCTATAAACTAA